From one Thermatribacter velox genomic stretch:
- the nuoE gene encoding NADH-quinone oxidoreductase subunit NuoE, producing MMGAITVDDKLFEEVDQIIDRYAGEETPLLCILQDLNAKFGYLPQPVLQRVSKKLGVPASKVYGVATFYSFLETRPVGKYVIRVCKSTPCHVRGATDVIKILKKELGIKEGETTRDGLFTLEVTSCLGVCGVAPAMMINETTYGNLSEGRIREILALYRQ from the coding sequence ATGATGGGCGCTATTACTGTTGATGACAAGCTTTTTGAAGAAGTGGACCAGATAATTGACCGCTATGCAGGAGAGGAAACTCCTCTCCTGTGCATCCTGCAGGATTTGAATGCTAAGTTTGGATACTTACCCCAACCTGTACTTCAGAGGGTTTCCAAAAAACTGGGTGTTCCAGCAAGCAAGGTGTATGGGGTGGCCACTTTTTACTCCTTTCTGGAAACCAGACCTGTGGGTAAGTATGTGATACGAGTTTGTAAGAGCACTCCCTGTCATGTTAGAGGTGCAACTGATGTGATTAAAATTCTAAAGAAAGAGCTGGGCATAAAAGAAGGAGAAACCACAAGGGATGGTCTTTTTACCCTTGAAGTTACCAGCTGCCTGGGAGTTTGTGGTGTTGCTCCTGCTATGATGATTAATGAAACAACTTACGGTAATCTTTCGGAAGGAAGAATCCGGGAGATACTGGCTCTTTACCGTCAGTGA
- the amrA gene encoding AmmeMemoRadiSam system protein A, with translation MNAHCPRNHKFGKDITDLAYRSIAYFLEKGSIMPLPRDIHPALLTERKGAFVSLKKKGRLRGCIGTFVPQRENLALEVIHNAVGAAFEDPRFPPVAPEELELLDISVDVLSPPEPVESLEELDPRKYGVIVESGFRKGLLLPDIEGVDTVEEQIRIARAKAGIAPYEPVKIYRFTVERFFRKDYL, from the coding sequence ATGAATGCCCATTGTCCCAGAAACCACAAATTTGGAAAAGACATTACAGATCTTGCCTATCGCTCAATTGCTTATTTCTTAGAAAAAGGGTCAATTATGCCTCTTCCCCGAGACATTCATCCTGCTCTGTTGACCGAAAGAAAAGGAGCCTTTGTTTCCCTTAAGAAAAAGGGCAGACTGCGGGGATGTATAGGGACTTTTGTCCCTCAACGAGAGAACCTGGCTCTGGAAGTTATTCACAATGCGGTGGGAGCTGCTTTTGAAGACCCACGCTTTCCTCCGGTAGCGCCTGAAGAACTTGAGTTGCTGGATATCTCCGTTGATGTCCTATCCCCTCCTGAGCCAGTGGAAAGCTTAGAGGAACTGGACCCTCGCAAGTATGGGGTTATCGTGGAAAGCGGTTTTAGAAAAGGGTTGTTGTTGCCGGATATAGAGGGTGTTGACACCGTTGAGGAGCAAATTAGGATTGCCAGGGCTAAAGCTGGTATCGCACCTTATGAGCCGGTTAAAATTTATCGTTTTACGGTAGAAAGGTTTTTCAGAAAAGACTATCTATGA
- a CDS encoding NADH-dependent [FeFe] hydrogenase, group A6 gives MAKVVEGAKKIEMGEKLVTIFIDGREVQVPDGVTILEACKMEKIHIPTLCYMEGLSSWGGCRICVVEVEGQPNLVASCVTPVREGMKIRTVSKKVREARKTNLELLLSNHPLDCQLCDRNGSCELQELAYEFGVREIRFQGERKTYEVDQSSPSVKRDANRCILCGRCVRTCAEVQTVFAIDFANRSFDTIISPSLGLPLGQSVCVNCGQCILSCPTGALSEVSHIEMVWDAIEDPDKFVILQTAPAIRVSIGEPFGLPPGTVSTGKMVAAFRRLGFDKVFDTNFAADLTIIEEGTEFINRFKKGGKLPLITSCSPGWIKFMEHFYPDLMENVSTCKSPQQMFGAVAKTYYAQKLGIDPNNMVVVSIMPCTAKKFECQRDEMRSSGCQDVDYSLTTREAARMLKEKGIDLKEMPEEDFDDPLGISTGAAAVFGATGGVMEAALRSVYEILTGKTLGKIDFYDVRGIEGVKEATVNIDGTAVNVAVAHGLGNARKLLDRVRSGEANYHFIEIMACPGGCIGGGGQPIPTNLEIRMRRIEAIYEVDRKLPLRKSHENPAVKQLYEEFLGEPNGEKAHHLLHTHYVPREKM, from the coding sequence ATGGCTAAAGTTGTTGAGGGAGCGAAAAAGATCGAAATGGGTGAAAAACTGGTTACCATTTTTATTGATGGCAGAGAAGTTCAAGTTCCTGATGGTGTTACCATACTTGAAGCCTGTAAGATGGAGAAAATCCACATCCCTACTCTTTGCTATATGGAGGGATTGAGTAGCTGGGGTGGCTGTCGGATTTGCGTGGTTGAAGTGGAGGGCCAACCCAATCTGGTGGCTTCTTGTGTTACTCCGGTTCGTGAAGGCATGAAAATCCGGACCGTTTCTAAAAAAGTTCGAGAGGCCCGGAAGACTAATCTCGAACTCTTGCTTTCCAATCATCCTCTGGATTGCCAGCTCTGTGACCGCAATGGTTCCTGTGAGCTTCAGGAACTGGCCTATGAATTTGGAGTACGGGAAATCCGTTTTCAGGGTGAGCGAAAAACTTACGAAGTAGACCAGAGCAGTCCTTCGGTAAAGAGAGATGCTAACCGTTGTATTCTTTGTGGTCGCTGTGTCCGTACCTGTGCCGAGGTGCAAACGGTTTTTGCAATTGATTTTGCCAACCGAAGCTTTGACACTATTATCAGTCCCTCTTTAGGATTGCCCCTTGGACAGAGTGTATGCGTTAACTGTGGTCAGTGTATACTTTCCTGTCCTACTGGTGCTCTGTCTGAAGTCAGCCACATTGAAATGGTTTGGGATGCCATTGAAGACCCGGACAAATTTGTTATTTTGCAGACTGCTCCGGCAATACGAGTGAGCATTGGGGAACCTTTTGGTTTGCCACCAGGTACAGTTTCCACTGGTAAAATGGTGGCTGCTTTCAGGAGGCTTGGATTTGACAAAGTTTTTGATACCAACTTTGCGGCTGATTTGACCATAATCGAAGAGGGAACCGAGTTTATCAACCGCTTCAAAAAGGGTGGCAAACTTCCCTTGATAACCTCCTGTAGCCCGGGCTGGATTAAGTTTATGGAGCATTTCTATCCCGACCTCATGGAGAATGTCTCTACCTGCAAATCGCCGCAACAAATGTTTGGAGCTGTAGCCAAGACCTATTACGCCCAGAAGCTGGGTATCGACCCCAACAACATGGTGGTTGTTTCCATCATGCCCTGCACAGCCAAAAAATTTGAATGTCAGCGTGATGAAATGAGGTCCAGCGGTTGCCAGGATGTAGATTACTCACTGACTACCAGGGAAGCAGCACGCATGCTAAAAGAAAAAGGCATTGATTTGAAAGAAATGCCTGAAGAGGATTTCGATGACCCGCTGGGTATATCCACTGGGGCTGCTGCAGTTTTCGGTGCCACAGGAGGCGTTATGGAGGCAGCGCTGCGCTCGGTTTATGAAATTCTCACTGGTAAAACTCTGGGTAAAATTGATTTCTATGACGTGCGTGGAATAGAGGGCGTTAAAGAGGCCACGGTTAACATTGATGGAACCGCGGTTAATGTAGCAGTGGCTCATGGCCTGGGTAATGCACGCAAACTTCTGGACCGAGTGCGCTCGGGAGAAGCAAACTACCACTTTATTGAGATAATGGCTTGTCCTGGAGGGTGTATTGGTGGTGGTGGTCAGCCTATTCCCACTAACCTTGAAATACGGATGAGACGCATTGAAGCCATTTATGAGGTAGACCGTAAGCTCCCCCTGCGCAAGTCTCACGAAAATCCGGCTGTTAAGCAGCTTTATGAGGAGTTTTTGGGCGAGCCTAACGGAGAAAAAGCGCATCATCTCTTGCATACTCACTATGTGCCTCGAGAGAAAATGTAA
- a CDS encoding FAD:protein FMN transferase, producing the protein MNFKVVTWLLAFPLLMVALIFAFWKARGFSLESFYLTGFDSFIEIRVEAHELSKLRPEVEKLVSELDRKWNRFAPESEIYLLNNARRRVKLSPDTISVLQEALILQQKTGGYFNPFMASLVDAWGFSGDKPSVPDESTVRKLVLDVQKSSLVIDPENGEAQLLGSGSVDLGGIGKGYLADKISSLFRKMRISTFLINAGGTVLVSGREFRIGIKDPRGEGIIGSISLKEGAVATSGDYFRFFIADGKRYFHILNPFSGFPCRDFQSVTVVSREAALSDALATALMAGGREALSVIVQSFPAIGICIVDAEGKVLITPNMLSEFKFKVTKEINYYLLKADPRL; encoded by the coding sequence ATGAATTTTAAGGTTGTAACCTGGTTACTGGCTTTCCCTTTGCTGATGGTTGCTCTGATTTTTGCTTTTTGGAAGGCGAGGGGATTTTCCTTAGAGTCTTTTTATCTTACCGGGTTTGATTCATTCATCGAGATCAGAGTCGAAGCTCACGAGCTTAGTAAACTCAGGCCTGAAGTCGAAAAGCTGGTTAGTGAGCTCGATAGGAAATGGAATCGTTTTGCTCCGGAGAGCGAGATTTACCTCTTGAATAATGCCCGGCGAAGGGTCAAGCTTTCTCCTGATACCATTTCCGTTTTGCAGGAAGCTCTGATTTTACAGCAAAAAACGGGAGGGTATTTTAACCCCTTTATGGCGTCTTTGGTAGATGCCTGGGGATTTTCTGGTGATAAGCCGTCAGTTCCAGACGAAAGCACGGTACGGAAACTTGTTCTGGATGTTCAAAAATCCAGTTTGGTCATTGACCCCGAAAACGGCGAAGCCCAGCTCCTGGGTTCAGGCAGTGTTGACCTGGGGGGTATTGGCAAGGGATATCTCGCCGATAAGATATCCTCCCTTTTTCGCAAAATGAGAATTTCGACCTTTTTAATCAATGCAGGAGGTACCGTCTTGGTCAGTGGAAGGGAGTTTCGTATTGGAATCAAAGACCCTCGTGGAGAAGGTATCATTGGGAGTATAAGCTTGAAGGAAGGAGCGGTGGCGACTTCTGGGGATTATTTTCGCTTTTTCATTGCCGATGGAAAAAGATATTTTCACATCTTGAACCCTTTTAGCGGCTTTCCCTGCAGAGACTTTCAGAGCGTAACGGTGGTTTCCAGGGAAGCTGCTTTAAGCGATGCTCTGGCTACTGCTTTAATGGCGGGTGGCAGAGAAGCGCTTTCTGTGATTGTCCAGAGTTTCCCGGCAATCGGGATATGCATTGTTGATGCCGAAGGTAAAGTGTTAATTACTCCCAATATGCTCAGTGAGTTTAAATTCAAGGTTACAAAGGAAATCAACTATTATTTGTTAAAGGCGGACCCGCGCTTATGA
- the nuoF gene encoding NADH-quinone oxidoreductase subunit NuoF, with product MLYRAHVLVEVSSNSVPLGALQIKELFSAEIKRRGLSQEVQVLETGSLGSEIPSPFVVIYPDNVIYAPVHPQDVPRIVEEHLLKGRVVEELRFKTPSSGGVGELVSTFPLQKERRVVLRNSGFIDPNNIEDYIARDGYQALAKVLSSMKPLDVIEEVKASGLLGRGGAGFPTGLKWEFTYKAPGEEKFVVCNADEGEPGTFKDRLILEGDPHSIIEAMTIAGYAVGASKGYIYVRAEYPQSIAHLEKAINQAREYGLLGKDILGSGFSFDIKIRKGAGAYVCGEETALLNSIEGGRGEPRIKPPYPPQKGLWGKPTVINNVETLANIPPIILNGAKWFKNIGTPTCPGTKVFTLTGNIVNAGLIEVPMGITLRELIFEIGGGIPGGRGLKLVQTGGPSGGTMTPELLDVPMAFDTLPKYNSALGSGALTVIDDSHCIVDVVKSFAEFFLHESCGKCTPCRIGNKRIVEILENIERGKGTRESLVLLKALGENMKATAFCGLGQAAPNPLLRCLQVFEEEFAAHVEGKTCPVGVCKLEKKMVYAK from the coding sequence ATGCTTTACAGGGCGCATGTGCTTGTGGAAGTAAGCAGCAATTCTGTACCCCTGGGGGCTTTGCAGATTAAAGAGCTTTTCTCTGCAGAGATCAAAAGACGAGGTCTTTCGCAAGAAGTACAGGTGTTGGAGACTGGGAGTTTGGGGAGTGAAATACCTTCGCCTTTTGTAGTAATATATCCCGACAACGTCATCTACGCTCCGGTTCACCCCCAGGATGTTCCAAGAATAGTTGAAGAACATCTGCTTAAAGGTCGCGTGGTAGAGGAACTGCGCTTTAAAACGCCTTCCTCTGGTGGTGTTGGTGAGCTGGTATCAACTTTTCCGCTTCAAAAAGAGCGGAGGGTGGTCTTGCGCAACAGTGGTTTTATAGACCCTAATAACATAGAAGATTACATTGCCCGTGACGGGTATCAGGCTCTGGCCAAGGTGCTCTCTTCGATGAAACCCCTGGATGTGATAGAGGAGGTAAAGGCTTCAGGTCTTTTGGGCCGTGGTGGAGCAGGTTTTCCGACCGGGCTGAAGTGGGAATTTACCTACAAAGCTCCTGGCGAGGAAAAATTTGTGGTATGCAATGCGGACGAGGGAGAACCAGGTACCTTTAAGGACAGATTAATCCTTGAGGGCGATCCGCATTCCATTATCGAGGCAATGACCATAGCGGGCTATGCGGTTGGAGCTTCGAAAGGGTACATATATGTACGCGCAGAGTATCCTCAAAGCATTGCACATCTGGAGAAAGCCATTAACCAGGCTCGAGAATATGGCCTTTTGGGAAAGGACATCCTGGGTTCAGGCTTTAGTTTTGATATTAAAATTCGCAAAGGAGCTGGTGCTTACGTTTGCGGGGAAGAGACAGCACTTCTTAATTCTATAGAGGGCGGGAGAGGTGAACCCCGCATCAAACCTCCTTATCCTCCCCAGAAGGGCTTGTGGGGTAAACCTACTGTTATCAATAATGTAGAAACCTTGGCCAACATACCCCCTATAATTCTCAATGGTGCGAAATGGTTTAAAAACATTGGTACTCCTACTTGTCCCGGCACCAAGGTGTTTACTCTCACCGGTAATATTGTTAATGCAGGGCTTATAGAAGTGCCTATGGGCATTACTCTGCGAGAGCTGATTTTTGAAATTGGAGGAGGTATTCCCGGAGGACGTGGTCTTAAGCTGGTGCAAACTGGGGGACCTTCGGGTGGAACCATGACACCGGAACTTCTGGATGTACCTATGGCTTTCGATACGCTTCCCAAATACAATTCCGCTCTGGGTTCAGGAGCACTCACGGTTATCGATGATAGCCATTGCATCGTTGACGTAGTAAAGAGCTTTGCAGAGTTTTTCTTACACGAGTCTTGTGGTAAGTGTACGCCTTGTCGTATCGGTAATAAGCGAATTGTCGAAATACTGGAAAATATCGAGAGGGGTAAGGGAACCAGAGAAAGCCTTGTCTTGCTGAAAGCGCTGGGAGAGAATATGAAAGCTACCGCTTTCTGTGGACTGGGGCAGGCAGCACCCAATCCTTTGTTGCGCTGTCTTCAGGTTTTCGAAGAGGAATTTGCCGCTCATGTTGAGGGCAAAACTTGTCCGGTGGGCGTTTGTAAGCTTGAGAAAAAAATGGTTTATGCCAAATAG
- the amrS gene encoding AmmeMemoRadiSam system radical SAM enzyme has product MREARFFEKLENKRVRCLLCPHHCFIDEGKRGNCRVRENHEGVLFVLTYGKVASLAMDPIEKKPLYHFLPGASILSLGSVGCNLHCLFCQNWEISQSSVADFPLRELPPQKVVELALRYSSVGIAYTYNEPFVFWEYVFDTAYLAKKEDLVNVLVTNGYVEEQPLEEILPLIDAMNVDLKSFDENFYQRICGGKLEPVLRTIERAYRSGVHVEITHLLIGGLNDDFASFEKMIQWIYELSPDLPLHISRYFPAYQLDLPPTSVELLQKAYEIASQKLRYVYLGNVVEDRTSTTYCPSCGNAVIKRSGYRVRCEGLKGNCCAFCGQPLPVVVRR; this is encoded by the coding sequence ATGAGAGAAGCTCGCTTTTTTGAAAAGCTTGAAAATAAACGAGTGCGCTGTTTGCTCTGTCCCCATCACTGTTTCATTGATGAAGGGAAAAGGGGTAATTGCCGGGTCAGGGAGAACCATGAAGGCGTGCTTTTTGTTCTTACTTACGGTAAGGTTGCTTCGTTGGCCATGGATCCAATAGAGAAAAAACCCTTATACCATTTTTTACCGGGTGCTTCCATCCTTTCTTTGGGAAGCGTAGGATGCAATCTGCACTGTTTATTTTGCCAAAATTGGGAGATATCGCAGAGTTCTGTAGCAGACTTTCCCCTTAGGGAACTTCCGCCTCAAAAGGTTGTCGAGCTTGCCTTGAGATATAGCTCGGTGGGCATTGCGTATACCTATAACGAACCTTTCGTTTTTTGGGAATATGTTTTTGATACCGCTTATTTAGCCAAGAAAGAGGACTTGGTCAACGTCTTGGTAACCAATGGATATGTTGAAGAACAACCCCTTGAAGAAATTTTGCCTCTAATTGATGCCATGAATGTAGACCTTAAATCTTTTGATGAAAATTTCTACCAAAGGATTTGTGGAGGGAAGCTGGAGCCAGTACTCAGAACCATAGAGCGTGCTTATCGGAGCGGAGTGCATGTTGAAATCACCCACCTTCTGATTGGTGGCTTGAACGATGATTTTGCATCTTTTGAAAAGATGATACAATGGATTTATGAGCTGAGTCCTGACCTACCGTTGCACATTTCTCGTTATTTTCCTGCTTACCAGCTTGATTTGCCTCCTACATCAGTAGAGTTATTGCAGAAAGCTTATGAAATCGCTTCCCAGAAACTTCGTTATGTTTATCTGGGAAACGTAGTTGAGGACCGGACTTCTACCACTTACTGTCCTTCTTGCGGGAATGCGGTTATAAAAAGAAGCGGTTATAGAGTTCGCTGTGAGGGTCTTAAGGGGAATTGCTGTGCATTTTGCGGGCAGCCTCTTCCTGTTGTAGTTCGGCGATGA
- the mreC gene encoding rod shape-determining protein MreC, translated as MRKVYIVGAVIAVISFQFFVFSVLRGGIPFVEEWRVVSKGFYQGGMVVKRSFLNVCTYFASKRMLLEENQRLKMEVGILENENSLLRERIQKLEAAVEAQEIEKEVPFEIVPAQVIGSSPEEWLGILVIDVGEKQGIRKGLPVVTYQGLVGRVEKVYRSYAVVRTILSSSFTAGVLVQRTRDIGMVVGSGDGLCSVEYILRGAGVQKGDLVVTSGISEGMPRGIVVGKVEEVVEKPGQLFKEIILRPSCDFDFLSRVFVVVGEKG; from the coding sequence ATGAGAAAGGTATATATTGTGGGAGCCGTGATTGCTGTTATTTCTTTTCAATTTTTCGTTTTTTCGGTTTTGAGGGGTGGTATTCCCTTTGTTGAGGAATGGCGGGTGGTTAGCAAGGGTTTTTATCAGGGTGGTATGGTGGTCAAAAGGTCTTTTTTAAACGTTTGTACATACTTTGCTTCAAAACGGATGCTTCTTGAGGAAAACCAGCGACTCAAAATGGAAGTAGGCATCCTGGAAAATGAGAATTCCCTGTTGCGGGAAAGGATTCAAAAACTTGAAGCGGCGGTTGAAGCTCAGGAAATCGAAAAGGAAGTACCTTTTGAAATTGTGCCTGCTCAAGTAATTGGAAGCAGCCCTGAAGAGTGGTTAGGGATTCTGGTTATCGATGTGGGAGAGAAACAGGGAATCAGAAAAGGTTTACCGGTGGTTACCTACCAGGGGCTGGTTGGGCGAGTGGAAAAAGTGTATCGCAGTTATGCTGTGGTCAGGACGATTCTGAGCTCCTCGTTTACGGCAGGTGTGCTGGTGCAGCGGACCAGAGATATTGGGATGGTGGTTGGTAGCGGTGACGGTTTGTGCAGTGTTGAGTACATTCTCCGAGGTGCTGGAGTGCAAAAAGGCGACCTGGTGGTAACCTCAGGCATAAGTGAGGGGATGCCAAGAGGTATAGTGGTAGGAAAAGTGGAAGAAGTGGTAGAAAAACCGGGTCAGCTTTTTAAGGAAATAATTCTGCGTCCCAGCTGTGATTTTGATTTCCTCAGCAGGGTCTTTGTGGTTGTAGGCGAGAAGGGTTGA